The following proteins come from a genomic window of Populus nigra chromosome 6, ddPopNigr1.1, whole genome shotgun sequence:
- the LOC133697333 gene encoding wound-responsive protein GWIN3-like: MTLVKVEHRYELGILCLSRMLLHQQKAIASLLLTVVVLLGLPVHKHEIKKARDLYSRFENGMGGVTTMWMIESEGLIVTTGGVDRLNRFKITKYEGDNSFYQLSFCPMSEPFCECSCVPVGVNSDKHLAPNVGPLLVMFEPDAY; the protein is encoded by the exons atgactcttgtcaaggttgAGCATAGATATGAGTTGGGAATACT CTGTTTGTCAAGAATGCTGCTGCATCAACAGAAGGCAATCGCGTCTCTACTATTAACTGTTGTCGTTCTTCTTGGGCTACCTGTGCATAAACACGAGATAAAGAAGGCAAGGGATCTGTATTCAAGATTTGAGAACGG GATGGGGGGCGTGACAACGATGTGGATGATTGAATCGGAAGGATTGATTGTGACCACTGGAGGTGTTGATAGATTGAATCGGTTTAAGATCACCAAGTATGAAGGTGATAATAGTTTTTATCAGCTTTCTTTTTGTCCAATGTCCGAACCCTTCTGTGAATGCTCATGCGTCCCAGTCGGCGTCAACAGTGACAAGCACTTGGCTCCCAATGTCGGCCCTCTTCTTGTGATGTTCGAACCAGATGCGTATTGA